One Alicyclobacillus acidoterrestris DNA window includes the following coding sequences:
- a CDS encoding IS110 family RNA-guided transposase, giving the protein MYFVGIDIAKRNHEACMIDSTGQSQGKTLRFPNTQAGGQKLIQWMQNVDHDLSSTEVAMEATGHYWLALHSFLRKHGIRVRVINPIQSDAFRNMYIRQTKNDTKDAFIIAEVLRFGRYSTTELGSDEIVALRQLSRFRFSLVDSISDLKRQVISVLDMLFPEYERLFSDLFGKTSSELLMEYTTPEEILAVDTEELAAFIAKHSRNRLGLDKAEELKSAAAASFGIDTALDAYRLQLRLLLQQIRFTEEQLDSLNSEIKKRLEAVDTNLVTIPGIGPVLAAAILGEIGDIARFPTGVKLVAFAGIDPTVRHSGEFTGTRNRMSKRGSPYLRRAIWLAASVAKVHSPILRDFYEQKRAQGKHHLAATGAVARKLTYIIHAVLRDKKPYEPIA; this is encoded by the coding sequence AGGCTGGAGGCCAGAAGCTCATTCAGTGGATGCAGAATGTCGATCACGATTTGTCATCCACAGAAGTCGCAATGGAGGCCACTGGTCACTACTGGTTGGCTCTACACTCGTTTCTCCGTAAACATGGCATACGGGTGCGTGTCATCAACCCCATTCAGTCGGATGCCTTTCGAAACATGTACATTCGACAAACCAAGAATGACACGAAGGATGCATTCATCATTGCTGAAGTGTTGCGCTTTGGACGATACAGTACGACAGAACTCGGCAGTGATGAAATTGTTGCCTTGCGTCAATTGAGCCGATTCCGATTCAGTCTGGTAGACTCAATTTCAGACCTAAAGCGACAGGTCATCAGCGTGCTAGATATGCTGTTTCCCGAATACGAGCGACTCTTCTCAGACCTATTTGGTAAGACGTCCTCCGAATTATTGATGGAATACACAACACCGGAAGAGATCCTTGCCGTAGATACAGAAGAACTGGCGGCCTTCATTGCCAAACATAGTCGGAACCGTCTCGGACTGGACAAAGCGGAAGAACTCAAATCTGCCGCTGCTGCGTCGTTCGGCATCGACACAGCACTGGACGCGTATCGACTGCAATTGCGCCTGCTTCTCCAGCAGATTCGCTTCACAGAGGAGCAATTGGATTCACTGAACAGTGAGATCAAAAAGCGTCTCGAAGCCGTGGATACCAACCTTGTCACAATTCCAGGTATAGGTCCCGTCTTGGCTGCTGCCATTCTCGGTGAAATTGGCGATATAGCCCGATTTCCAACTGGCGTAAAGCTCGTTGCATTCGCCGGAATTGACCCTACAGTGCGTCATTCAGGAGAATTCACCGGAACGCGCAACCGAATGTCCAAACGTGGCTCACCTTATTTGCGCCGAGCCATCTGGCTTGCCGCAAGTGTCGCGAAGGTACACAGTCCAATTCTCAGAGATTTTTACGAACAGAAGCGGGCTCAAGGGAAACACCATTTAGCTGCAACCGGCGCCGTGGCGCGTAAATTGACATACATCATTCATGCCGTCTTACGGGATAAAAAGCCATACGAGCCAATCGCGTAA
- a CDS encoding PAS domain-containing protein — translation MNLQESLERATRIANLGHWDWDIRKDNHTYSRVMFQIMGMEREPKSFSYQDFLSRIHADDVESLDRCVKQSLATGSPFDTIYRLQREDEIRYIHTQDQLSNVKHSIEF, via the coding sequence ATGAATTTACAGGAATCGCTTGAGCGGGCAACTCGTATTGCCAATCTAGGGCATTGGGACTGGGATATCAGAAAAGACAATCACACCTATTCACGTGTTATGTTTCAAATCATGGGAATGGAGCGAGAACCAAAATCCTTTTCCTACCAAGATTTTCTAAGCCGGATTCATGCGGATGATGTGGAATCGCTAGATCGGTGTGTGAAACAATCATTAGCGACTGGAAGTCCCTTCGACACGATCTATCGGCTTCAGCGAGAAGATGAAATTCGGTACATTCATACTCAAGACCAGCTATCTAATGTCAAGCACTCAATTGAGTTCTAA
- a CDS encoding PAS domain-containing protein — MITKGISVVYESTKRRKDGTLVEVSVSLTPIKNASGQIVALFGIARDITVQKKMQSELDRTKKLFEIISENSQDIISYSYPDGTFGYVSPSVKQLLGYTPEELVGQPNKMIFHDDDIPYLLDVTQRIFAGENVPRFTARVRCKNGDFRWYETTLNIVRDDHGKVLQ, encoded by the coding sequence GTGATTACGAAAGGCATCTCCGTTGTTTACGAAAGTACGAAACGGCGAAAAGATGGCACGCTTGTTGAAGTCAGTGTTAGTTTGACGCCCATTAAAAACGCATCCGGACAAATCGTTGCGTTATTTGGCATCGCGCGAGATATTACAGTTCAGAAAAAGATGCAATCTGAGTTGGATCGAACCAAAAAGTTGTTTGAAATCATCTCCGAAAACTCTCAAGACATCATTTCTTATAGTTACCCCGACGGTACCTTTGGCTATGTATCTCCGTCGGTCAAACAACTTCTCGGGTATACGCCAGAAGAGTTGGTGGGGCAACCAAACAAGATGATTTTTCATGACGATGATATTCCATATTTACTCGACGTGACGCAGCGTATTTTTGCTGGCGAAAACGTGCCTCGATTTACAGCTCGCGTTCGGTGTAAAAATGGGGATTTCCGCTGGTACGAAACGACGCTCAACATTGTTCGAGATGATCACGGCAAGGTGTTGCAATAG
- a CDS encoding PAS domain S-box protein yields MTLVDTAVKDIPALSLFESIFSATMDAIGVFAVDGTVVQFNKSFEMMFGYASSELVGKVLPVTR; encoded by the coding sequence ATGACACTTGTAGATACCGCGGTAAAAGATATTCCAGCCTTATCATTATTTGAATCCATTTTTTCTGCAACAATGGATGCAATCGGTGTGTTCGCAGTAGATGGAACAGTCGTTCAATTCAATAAATCATTCGAAATGATGTTCGGATACGCTTCATCAGAGTTGGTTGGAAAAGTCCTTCCGGTTACACGATAA
- a CDS encoding transposase, translating into MYLLQKSLFSFEEWLEIEPSERLELFFSALELQSYAAKLRNSSPQGAKPINREAVLRALLAAPLEGISTFTKLHKRLVSDLRFRYQCGFRLDEPAPSIATFSRVFKAVVDKDLAKALFIDLVSQCKEAGIIDGSHLTIDSTAVGAYEKKQPKSRSQETGNANWGAKYDTFGNKLTWFGYKIHLAVDTSSELPVALEVTPAHVYDGEMAIPLMKDVVENYGWKVKYVMMDAGYDQVKNYEAARGYGAQAIIALNKRGEKEPPAGMASDGTPRCSMGYDMVYWGADGDRLKFRCPHAVGKVGCPLGTAACSDSNYGMVVKKSITDDVRRYANPHRNTRGWIALYKERTSVERCNSRLKENLTANDTHVRGIEKVTTYVYLNAIVLLASALAMNTTASSLKTA; encoded by the coding sequence TTGTATCTTCTCCAAAAGTCCCTGTTTTCCTTTGAAGAATGGCTAGAAATCGAACCCAGTGAGCGACTTGAACTGTTCTTTTCTGCTCTGGAGCTTCAGTCGTATGCCGCAAAGTTAAGGAATTCATCACCCCAGGGAGCAAAGCCTATCAATCGTGAAGCGGTTTTACGAGCGTTGCTCGCTGCTCCGCTTGAGGGGATTTCAACCTTTACCAAGTTACACAAGCGTTTGGTTAGCGATCTGCGGTTCCGGTACCAATGCGGGTTTCGGTTAGATGAACCCGCACCGTCAATTGCCACATTCAGTCGAGTCTTCAAGGCCGTAGTGGATAAAGATCTTGCGAAGGCACTCTTCATTGACCTGGTCAGTCAGTGCAAAGAGGCTGGAATCATCGATGGAAGTCATCTCACCATTGACAGTACAGCGGTTGGTGCCTATGAGAAGAAGCAACCGAAATCACGTAGTCAAGAAACGGGTAACGCCAACTGGGGTGCCAAGTATGACACATTTGGCAACAAGCTCACGTGGTTCGGCTACAAAATTCATCTCGCAGTGGATACTTCCAGCGAGTTACCTGTAGCCTTGGAGGTCACACCCGCTCATGTTTATGACGGTGAGATGGCGATTCCACTCATGAAAGATGTCGTCGAAAACTACGGTTGGAAGGTCAAATACGTCATGATGGATGCCGGGTATGACCAGGTGAAAAACTACGAGGCTGCCCGTGGCTATGGTGCGCAAGCAATCATTGCACTCAATAAGCGGGGAGAAAAGGAACCGCCTGCAGGCATGGCATCCGATGGTACACCTCGTTGCTCCATGGGTTACGACATGGTCTATTGGGGAGCCGACGGTGACCGATTAAAGTTCCGTTGTCCACATGCAGTAGGTAAGGTTGGCTGCCCGCTTGGGACTGCTGCTTGCTCTGACTCCAACTACGGAATGGTAGTCAAGAAGAGCATCACCGACGATGTCAGGCGTTACGCCAATCCGCACCGAAACACGCGGGGTTGGATAGCTCTCTACAAGGAGCGAACGTCGGTGGAGAGATGTAATTCCCGGCTGAAAGAAAATCTTACAGCCAACGACACGCACGTCCGTGGCATTGAGAAGGTCACCACATACGTTTACCTCAATGCGATTGTTCTACTTGCTTCTGCACTGGCGATGAACACGACAGCAAGCTCACTGAAGACGGCTTAA
- a CDS encoding ion channel: MSVVSGGIVTLTKFFSIIDTTMALSTFYVTAVAVWIISLLFPEFITGGLNSYAEYIYTLSFLVGSIISYSFVSIRKILKEKTSTKFTIFIVVLQFFNAVLMFASVYRGLTFDSIKYHLAQPFSQSVLSIEDAIYFSVTTFTSTGFGDIAPVSVGAKMFTSLQMTIGWIYSTVIMAIFI; the protein is encoded by the coding sequence GTGAGCGTGGTATCGGGAGGGATCGTAACGTTAACGAAATTTTTTTCGATTATCGATACGACGATGGCGCTTTCAACATTTTATGTAACAGCTGTTGCCGTATGGATTATTTCGTTGCTCTTCCCTGAGTTTATTACAGGAGGATTGAATTCTTACGCCGAGTACATATACACGTTATCTTTCCTTGTCGGGTCGATCATTTCGTATTCCTTTGTTTCTATCAGGAAAATATTAAAAGAAAAGACAAGCACAAAGTTCACGATATTCATCGTGGTTTTGCAATTTTTTAACGCTGTTTTGATGTTCGCCAGTGTTTATCGAGGTTTGACGTTTGACTCGATTAAATACCACTTAGCACAACCGTTTAGCCAATCAGTGCTCAGCATTGAAGACGCGATTTATTTCAGTGTTACCACGTTCACTTCCACAGGATTTGGGGATATTGCCCCTGTATCCGTAGGGGCGAAAATGTTCACATCTTTACAAATGACAATTGGGTGGATTTACAGTACCGTGATCATGGCCATTTTTATTTGA
- a CDS encoding DUF6431 domain-containing protein yields MSSPPEFFVRSEECIPCPCCQGQLVVCGSRRRRYTQSNGDQLTLIIRRLRCTECHRIHHELPDILVPYKRYDRESIEQIITESSPSVGADESTIRRVRQWFETWSSYATGCLVAIANRHGRVLEPSYPTQSSLHRIGHLVGDAVGWMARAVRPIANLHLWTHTRSAFVSASSLSTIQANPT; encoded by the coding sequence TTGAGCAGTCCACCCGAGTTTTTTGTTCGGAGTGAGGAATGCATCCCGTGTCCTTGCTGTCAGGGCCAACTTGTTGTATGCGGAAGCCGACGTAGACGTTATACGCAGAGTAACGGTGACCAACTCACCCTTATCATTCGGCGCCTTCGTTGCACGGAGTGTCATCGTATCCACCACGAACTCCCAGATATTCTTGTGCCCTACAAGCGCTATGACCGAGAAAGTATAGAGCAGATCATTACCGAATCATCCCCTTCAGTGGGGGCGGACGAATCCACCATCCGCCGTGTCCGTCAATGGTTCGAGACATGGTCTTCGTATGCTACCGGTTGTCTGGTTGCTATTGCAAACCGTCACGGCCGTGTGTTGGAACCGTCCTATCCAACACAATCCTCACTCCATCGAATTGGACATTTGGTCGGCGACGCCGTCGGGTGGATGGCCCGTGCTGTCCGCCCTATTGCAAATCTACATTTGTGGACACATACCCGTTCTGCCTTTGTGTCCGCTTCTTCTCTGTCTACTATTCAGGCTAACCCCACTTGA
- a CDS encoding DDE-type integrase/transposase/recombinase: MKDWKKAEDVAVYRVQLLSPLLEDGLDSAQLRRRKAEICAQTGLSERTLRRYLATFREQGFEGLKPRSKSSRRAQVIPDEILEEAILLRREVPSRSVSQIIRILEWEGKVAPGEIRRTTLQEKLARRGYSAGHMRMYAETGVAARRFQRRHRNQLWQSDIKFGPYLPIGTNGSKQQVYLVVMLDDATRFVLHGRFYPTLDQTIVEDCFRQAVQKHGIPEAIYFDNGKQFRTKWMTRTCSKLGTRLLYAKPYAPESKGKIERFNRIVDSFLDEIAAAKPKTLEQLNQQFEVWLSECYQNQPHSALQNQMSPETAYRSDHKAIRFISPESIADAFLHAETRKVDKSGCINFMGKKYEVGLSFIGCKVNVIYDPADITELTIEYAGHQPWTVGELVIGERAGQRPKLPERFENQNVDTSRLLDAAEKKHQDRIERITPAVRYDAVWKEENGRV, translated from the coding sequence ATGAAAGATTGGAAAAAAGCGGAGGATGTGGCCGTGTATCGTGTTCAGTTGCTGTCTCCACTTTTGGAAGATGGACTGGATTCAGCGCAACTTCGCAGACGCAAGGCAGAGATCTGTGCACAGACCGGGTTATCGGAACGAACATTGCGCCGCTATTTAGCTACATTTCGTGAACAAGGTTTTGAGGGACTCAAACCGAGGTCAAAATCTAGCCGTCGAGCTCAGGTGATCCCGGATGAGATTCTGGAAGAGGCCATTTTGTTGCGCAGAGAGGTTCCTTCTCGAAGCGTCTCGCAGATCATTCGTATTCTCGAATGGGAAGGAAAAGTGGCACCTGGGGAAATTCGGAGAACAACTCTTCAAGAGAAACTTGCTCGTCGAGGATATAGTGCCGGACACATGCGAATGTATGCTGAAACCGGTGTGGCAGCGCGTAGGTTTCAGCGCCGTCACCGCAATCAGTTGTGGCAATCGGACATCAAGTTTGGCCCTTATCTCCCCATTGGAACGAATGGTTCAAAGCAACAGGTCTATCTCGTGGTTATGTTGGATGACGCAACTCGTTTTGTTCTCCACGGGAGGTTTTACCCCACGCTGGACCAAACCATTGTGGAAGACTGCTTTCGCCAAGCTGTACAAAAGCACGGTATACCAGAGGCTATCTACTTTGACAACGGCAAACAATTCAGAACCAAATGGATGACTCGAACCTGTTCAAAGCTCGGGACACGGCTGCTTTACGCGAAACCCTATGCGCCGGAGTCGAAGGGAAAAATAGAGCGGTTTAATCGTATCGTCGACTCGTTTCTGGACGAAATCGCTGCGGCGAAACCTAAGACATTGGAACAATTGAATCAACAATTTGAGGTCTGGTTAAGTGAATGTTATCAGAACCAACCTCACTCCGCACTTCAGAATCAGATGAGCCCCGAGACTGCCTATCGTAGCGACCATAAAGCCATTCGTTTCATCTCACCAGAGAGCATCGCGGATGCCTTTTTGCATGCCGAAACTCGAAAAGTGGACAAGTCCGGTTGTATCAACTTCATGGGTAAGAAGTATGAAGTGGGTCTGTCATTCATCGGTTGTAAGGTGAATGTCATATACGACCCTGCAGATATCACGGAACTCACCATCGAATACGCGGGTCACCAGCCTTGGACTGTGGGAGAACTGGTGATTGGTGAACGGGCTGGGCAAAGACCTAAACTGCCAGAGCGGTTCGAGAACCAAAACGTTGACACATCTCGTCTGTTGGATGCAGCCGAGAAGAAGCATCAGGATCGGATTGAGCGTATCACGCCTGCAGTCCGCTATGACGCGGTCTGGAAGGAGGAGAATGGTCGTGTTTGA
- a CDS encoding ExeA family protein: protein MFESFYGFTHTPFSRDIPTDELYMSSTLEDILGRLKYAAERQWFAVVTGDCGTGKTTTIRRFSEALEQSKFKILYLSDSKLTPRHFYKGMLEQLGCEAKFYRGDAKRQLHREIELMRGIHSLSPVVVVDEAHLLDREMLEEVRFLLNFKMDAQSPMALILVGQSELWERLNLQAYAAIRQRIDLQCKLHHYDRAEIGAYIERHLAYAVAGQQSIFSDKAVDEIYRFSGGAPRLVNKLCTHCLMYGAQNRQRIIDDHMVERVIQGECS, encoded by the coding sequence GTGTTTGAATCGTTCTACGGCTTTACTCACACGCCCTTCTCACGAGATATTCCAACAGATGAACTCTACATGTCATCTACACTGGAGGACATTCTCGGTCGGCTGAAGTATGCTGCGGAGCGTCAGTGGTTCGCAGTGGTGACTGGAGATTGTGGAACCGGAAAAACCACAACCATCCGTCGTTTCTCGGAGGCGCTGGAACAGTCGAAGTTCAAAATTCTGTACCTGTCGGATTCTAAGCTGACCCCACGACATTTTTACAAGGGGATGCTCGAGCAACTCGGTTGCGAGGCTAAGTTTTATCGCGGCGACGCGAAACGTCAATTGCATCGTGAGATTGAGCTGATGCGTGGGATACATAGCCTCAGTCCAGTTGTGGTCGTAGACGAAGCACATTTGCTAGATCGGGAGATGCTCGAGGAAGTAAGATTTCTTTTGAATTTTAAAATGGATGCGCAAAGTCCTATGGCGCTAATTCTCGTCGGACAGAGTGAGCTCTGGGAACGGCTCAACTTACAGGCTTACGCCGCCATTCGGCAACGCATTGATCTACAGTGTAAGTTGCATCACTACGACCGCGCTGAAATCGGGGCATACATTGAACGTCATCTAGCCTACGCGGTAGCTGGACAGCAATCTATTTTCTCGGATAAGGCTGTCGATGAAATCTATCGTTTCTCGGGTGGAGCTCCACGACTGGTCAACAAACTCTGTACGCACTGTCTCATGTATGGGGCTCAAAATCGGCAACGGATCATCGACGACCACATGGTCGAGCGCGTCATTCAAGGTGAATGCTCATGA
- a CDS encoding DUF5348 domain-containing protein, with translation MARRLQMFYDPELSRWVVEGKNEWYSLHCGEIVQFHIERTTLSGRLELGRTSWYIISGDVAFGLLENRRYLVSVDL, from the coding sequence ATGGCACGGAGATTACAGATGTTCTACGATCCAGAGTTGTCGCGTTGGGTGGTTGAGGGCAAAAATGAGTGGTACAGTTTGCACTGCGGGGAGATTGTGCAATTTCACATTGAACGCACAACGCTTAGTGGACGGCTAGAGCTTGGACGAACATCTTGGTACATCATCAGCGGCGACGTCGCGTTTGGACTCTTAGAAAATCGGCGATATTTGGTTAGCGTCGACCTTTAG
- a CDS encoding recombinase family protein has product MIALYERVSTDEQAQSGFSLDAQKERLEAYCKSQGWTDFEHFTDDGYSGTNMNRPALQRLLRYIGRGQVDTVIVYKLDRLGRKQKDVLYLLEDVFDKHGVAFKSATEPFDTSTPLGRAMLGILAVFGQLERDTIIERTKSGLRQRARRGLWPSASFPFGYKMNDAGVLEIVPSEAEIVREVFRRFIRGDSRKSIAEWMQKRVPNQYVDHYYILNMVRRRTYLGQIVMRGDIFEGQHEAIIDEETFAAAQRELKARTEQRQRGNGGTYLLSKMMTCGECGAWVYYFKSKQKLANGKSAHYLRVQCKNKKASPTLCKTHSFLARDIEALVVRQVRDIQVEPIEMALDNASDHDAILDELESALDKVKDQQNNLLDAVQAGAIPLSVVKERLERLDHERRAIFEQMGDIQRQCASRVDTTPFSQASQMINDLWDDMAPDEQREAIRLLIKNIRVYADKHVEIEWNV; this is encoded by the coding sequence ATGATTGCCTTATACGAACGCGTTTCGACAGACGAACAAGCCCAGAGCGGCTTCTCACTCGATGCACAAAAGGAACGGCTCGAAGCCTATTGTAAGTCTCAAGGATGGACCGACTTTGAACATTTCACAGACGACGGGTACTCTGGAACGAACATGAACCGCCCCGCGCTCCAGCGACTATTGCGATATATCGGCCGTGGGCAAGTGGACACCGTGATCGTCTACAAGCTAGATCGCTTAGGACGCAAACAAAAGGACGTATTGTACCTGCTCGAAGACGTATTCGACAAGCACGGGGTCGCTTTCAAGAGCGCAACGGAGCCATTCGACACGTCCACACCGCTTGGTCGTGCAATGCTCGGGATTCTCGCGGTGTTCGGCCAGTTGGAGCGCGACACCATCATTGAACGTACAAAATCAGGTTTGCGACAACGTGCGCGGCGTGGCCTTTGGCCCAGTGCGTCATTCCCCTTTGGCTACAAGATGAACGATGCAGGCGTGCTGGAAATCGTTCCGAGCGAAGCGGAAATCGTGCGCGAAGTGTTTCGGAGATTTATCCGTGGTGACTCGCGCAAGTCCATCGCAGAGTGGATGCAAAAACGCGTTCCGAATCAGTACGTTGACCACTATTACATCCTGAATATGGTACGGCGGCGTACGTATCTCGGCCAGATTGTGATGCGCGGAGACATCTTTGAAGGCCAGCACGAAGCCATCATCGACGAAGAAACGTTTGCCGCTGCACAAAGGGAACTCAAGGCTCGGACGGAACAAAGACAGCGTGGAAACGGAGGAACGTACCTATTAAGCAAAATGATGACCTGTGGTGAATGTGGCGCTTGGGTGTATTACTTTAAGTCGAAACAAAAACTGGCGAACGGAAAATCTGCACATTACCTACGCGTTCAATGTAAGAACAAGAAAGCATCACCAACGTTATGCAAAACACATAGTTTCCTCGCTCGTGATATCGAAGCGCTTGTGGTGCGACAGGTACGTGACATCCAAGTCGAACCTATTGAGATGGCATTGGATAATGCGTCTGACCATGATGCTATCCTGGATGAACTCGAATCCGCGCTTGACAAGGTAAAAGACCAACAGAATAACTTGCTGGATGCCGTCCAGGCCGGAGCAATTCCCCTGTCGGTCGTCAAGGAACGACTTGAGCGCCTGGATCATGAACGCCGGGCCATCTTTGAACAGATGGGCGATATTCAACGGCAGTGCGCATCCCGAGTCGACACCACACCATTCAGCCAGGCGTCGCAAATGATAAACGACCTATGGGATGACATGGCCCCCGACGAACAGCGGGAGGCAATCCGGTTGCTCATCAAAAATATCCGCGTATATGCGGACAAACACGTAGAAATCGAGTGGAACGTATAA
- a CDS encoding MFS transporter: MLWFVMNYTYYGMFLWLPSVLSEKGYSLVHSLGYSLIMTLAQVPGYLTAAWLVEKWGRKRTLVPAMILAAISALLFGMANSTAMLIVCGLFLSYFMLAAFAGTYIFTVEQFPTAARATGMGWAAGFGRIGSALAPFITGWLLGMHLGYGWIFGLFFIVLLIGFAIVIGLGYETKGKDIH, translated from the coding sequence ATTCTCTGGTTTGTCATGAATTACACGTATTACGGCATGTTTTTGTGGCTTCCATCGGTGCTGTCGGAGAAGGGATATTCACTCGTGCACAGCCTTGGTTACTCGCTGATTATGACCTTGGCCCAAGTACCTGGGTATCTGACAGCCGCATGGCTCGTGGAAAAATGGGGGCGTAAACGCACACTTGTACCGGCGATGATTCTCGCCGCCATTTCAGCGCTCTTATTTGGCATGGCGAATAGTACGGCCATGCTTATCGTGTGCGGATTGTTTCTCTCGTACTTTATGTTGGCGGCCTTCGCAGGCACGTACATTTTCACAGTTGAACAGTTCCCCACCGCCGCACGCGCGACAGGCATGGGCTGGGCTGCTGGCTTCGGTCGTATCGGCAGTGCACTCGCGCCATTTATCACCGGCTGGCTACTCGGAATGCACCTGGGCTATGGTTGGATTTTCGGGCTGTTCTTTATCGTTCTCTTGATTGGGTTTGCCATCGTCATCGGCCTCGGGTACGAGACGAAAGGAAAGGACATCCACTGA
- a CDS encoding MBL fold metallo-hydrolase — translation MSGMQNERVTEIAPGVFVLKVEMAYLPDLIYPILLWDEGKREAVLLDTGMPGNGLEIRRAIEAANVPLDDVKTVLLTHQDIDHIGGLPEFLASVKHSVTVLAHEADKPYIEGERPLMKLNQETMQGLLDLMVEEEAKRFQMLFADPPFTRVNNILSDGQTLDLLGGVTVIHTPGHTPGHISLYLHASRILITADAMAADNGRLTGPNPYLTPDMATAIQSLSKFANLEIDTAVCYHGGIVRESVHEQIAALISR, via the coding sequence ATGTCTGGAATGCAAAATGAGCGAGTCACTGAAATTGCACCTGGGGTCTTCGTGTTGAAGGTGGAAATGGCTTACCTTCCAGATCTCATTTACCCTATCCTGCTGTGGGATGAAGGGAAGCGGGAAGCTGTCTTATTGGATACTGGTATGCCAGGCAACGGGCTGGAGATCAGGCGCGCAATTGAAGCAGCCAATGTTCCGCTGGATGATGTGAAGACGGTTCTTCTAACTCACCAAGATATTGATCACATCGGCGGACTCCCAGAGTTTCTTGCCTCTGTGAAACACTCCGTAACGGTGCTCGCGCACGAAGCAGATAAACCCTACATTGAAGGCGAACGACCGCTGATGAAGTTGAACCAGGAGACCATGCAGGGATTGCTGGATTTGATGGTGGAAGAGGAGGCCAAGCGATTTCAGATGTTGTTTGCGGATCCGCCTTTTACGCGCGTCAACAACATTTTATCAGACGGACAAACGTTGGATTTGCTCGGCGGAGTGACGGTCATTCATACGCCAGGGCATACGCCGGGGCACATCAGCCTTTATTTGCACGCGAGTAGAATATTGATTACGGCGGACGCAATGGCAGCAGATAATGGACGCTTAACAGGGCCAAACCCGTATTTGACGCCGGATATGGCAACTGCGATACAATCCCTATCCAAATTCGCCAATCTGGAAATCGACACTGCGGTATGCTACCACGGGGGCATTGTGCGGGAGTCTGTCCATGAACAAATTGCTGCGCTTATTTCGCGGTAA
- a CDS encoding MFS transporter, giving the protein MLTLMTVLVGLSPSLPLLILFRVFEGVIAASFPAVAIAYIGDVLAPRYRAITTTVVSCGFLVASVLGQVYGSLMNRSFGWHAAFLWLAVVYVLLAISILLLPKGTRPSTQISFGAVCLRTIRLFRNIRLVVSWIVAVPILLCFIGMYSGLGVLLSNGFGRSAGELIEVQLLGIPGIVLSLVAGYAIRYYGAKRVLISGVLIGCLGLLLEAVSHSIGLLTISSIIVVLGLSSAVPGIIMLVGHFGNEARGSATAVYAFFVFVGASLAPLLETALVSSYGVRCFFVVLAGILFLTALLSGFGIRYSSSK; this is encoded by the coding sequence TTGCTTACATTAATGACAGTGCTCGTCGGGTTAAGCCCGTCGCTTCCGTTATTGATTCTATTTAGGGTATTCGAAGGTGTGATTGCGGCCTCTTTTCCTGCTGTCGCCATTGCTTATATTGGTGACGTACTTGCACCGAGATACCGCGCCATTACGACGACGGTCGTCAGTTGCGGTTTTCTTGTAGCCAGCGTACTGGGGCAAGTTTATGGCAGTTTGATGAATAGAAGTTTTGGGTGGCATGCAGCATTTCTGTGGCTCGCGGTCGTTTACGTACTGCTTGCGATTAGCATTCTGCTTCTTCCAAAAGGGACTCGTCCATCCACCCAAATATCATTTGGTGCTGTCTGTCTCCGCACAATTCGGCTCTTCAGAAACATTCGCCTGGTCGTCAGCTGGATTGTAGCCGTACCGATTCTGCTGTGCTTCATCGGGATGTATTCCGGATTAGGTGTTTTGTTGTCAAACGGGTTCGGACGTAGCGCGGGGGAATTGATTGAGGTTCAACTTCTAGGGATTCCGGGAATTGTATTGTCGCTGGTGGCAGGATATGCAATTCGCTATTACGGAGCAAAACGGGTATTGATTTCTGGCGTGTTGATTGGTTGCTTGGGACTGCTCCTGGAAGCTGTCTCACACTCGATTGGCCTTCTCACGATTTCGAGCATCATTGTCGTTTTGGGTCTTTCTTCCGCGGTACCTGGCATTATCATGCTCGTTGGGCACTTTGGGAATGAAGCACGGGGAAGCGCGACAGCGGTTTATGCCTTTTTTGTGTTCGTTGGAGCCAGTTTGGCGCCGCTTTTGGAAACCGCTCTGGTCTCTTCCTATGGGGTTCGCTGCTTCTTTGTTGTGCTTGCCGGCATTTTGTTCTTGACTGCTTTGTTGAGCGGTTTTGGGATTCGCTATTCATCTTCAAAATGA